The window GATCAAACAAATCTCTGCCCTTTCTTCGCTGGTACAACGCCCTTATTTTGGTACCTAATAATTCTTCAAGTGTATACGTCATAACATGTGTTTTCCCAGTGTACCATTTCGATTGAACTTCAAGCGGAACTGGCTCAATTATAAAAGCTGGAACATGTTCCCGGCAATTAATCTCAATTTTTAGTTTCATTTGTATAACTGGCGGAATTTCAGAATCGTAAAAAAGGGTCAAAACATTATTCATGTTTTTCTGTTCCCTTTTTATCTTGCCACCTGTAAAAGACAATTTCTTTAACCTGTCAAAAATAGGCCCAATAGGCGCAGCTTTTATCTGTACCAGGTCGATATCTTCAGAATATCTTGCCGCAGGCTTTAAATAAAGCTTGTGTAACGCTGTCCCTCCCCTGAAAGCAAGGTTATTGCGTAACATATCGTCATTAAATATTTCAACCAAAAACCTGCTTATTACCAAGTCCTGTTCCACTTGTTCGTTAGTTTTCCAGGGTGCGGTTTCCCGCCAGGAGTATATATCAGCTCGTGGTATCATTTCTCGGATTCCAAACTTTCATTTACAATTATTTTCCAGCGGTTATTGCGTTTAAATTCAGCTGATTTATTCATTGGATTCAATGCAATACTCCGGTTGATTCTTTTCCCATACGCTTTCCATACTAAATCTGCCACAGTTTTTTTTCGTAAAATAGTTTCCAGTATATATCCCAACCGCTGAACAACTGACAGCGGTACATCTCCCGGCCCTAATTTAGTAATTTCATGTTTATCAAATTTAGATGTCATATCGCCAATAATTTCAACAACCCTATTCAATCCGCCAACATATTTATTTAATTGAAGCAAGTCTACGGCTGTAAGTAC of the Elusimicrobiota bacterium genome contains:
- a CDS encoding nucleotidyl transferase AbiEii/AbiGii toxin family protein, producing MVEIFNDDMLRNNLAFRGGTALHKLYLKPAARYSEDIDLVQIKAAPIGPIFDRLKKLSFTGGKIKREQKNMNNVLTLFYDSEIPPVIQMKLKIEINCREHVPAFIIEPVPLEVQSKWYTGKTHVMTYTLEELLGTKIRALYQRRKGRDLFDLWYAIKTKKPELTKIVKAFYSYINLTLSKISRVELINNVEAKLKNMDFRNDMTGLIRPEIKYDIDNAWEFVKEKLVPLI